Sequence from the [Clostridium] scindens genome:
ACTTGCCTGGCCCCTTTAGCATTTCCTCCGTCATCTTAATCACATTATGATTGTATGCCCCTGCCAGGCCCTTATCGGCCGTAACAACAATACAGCCGATCTTACGGTCCTCCTGGGCAATCTTTTCACGCATATCAAAAAAATGGCTGTGCATATCCGGGACATGGCGCAATATCCTGCCAATCTCGGCCTGCATCGCATAGAAGAATGGTTCCGTATCCGCAAGTTTTTTCTTAGCCTGCTTCATCTTGGAAGAAGAGATCAGATACATTGCGTTAGTAATCTTCTTCGTCTCCTGAATACTGGCCATCCTCTCTTTGATCTCTTTCGCGTTTGCCATATTTACACCTGCTATCTTTTTTCTTTAAATTCCTTTGCCGCATTCAATATCTTTTCAGTCAGGTCATCATCCAGCACCCTTCTTACCTCAATCTCCTGCACGATTTCCGGATGCTCTCTGTCAAAGAATGCCAGCATATCCGTCTGGAATTCCTTGACTTTATCCGTCGGTATATCCAGCATGATCTTATGGGTTGCCACGCACAAGGTTATTACCTGCTCATGCATGCTTAAAGGATGGCCCAGAGGCTGCTTCAAAAGTTCGGTCAGGCAGCTGCCGTACTTAAGTTGCGTCTTAGTCGCATCATCCAGATCCGAACTAAACTGTGTGAATGATTCCATCTCCCGGGCCTGCGCAAGATCAATCCTCACGCTTCCGGATGCCTTTTTCATAGCCTTAGTCTGCGCTGCCCCTCCCACACGGGATACAGACAGGCCCACGTTCACAGCCGGGCGCATGCCTGCGTTGAACAGATCGCTTTCCAGAAATATCTGGCCATCGGTAATCGAAATCACATTGGTAGGGATATACGCGGACACATCCCCCGCCTGGGTCTCAATAATCGGAAGGGCCGTAATAGATCCGCCGCCTGCTTCGTCGCTTAAGCGACTGCTTCGTTCCAGAAGTCTTGAGTGCAGATAGAATACGTCTCCCGGATAAGCCTCCCTGCCGGGAGAACGTCCAAGCAGCAGGGAGATTGCCCGGTAAGCAACCGCGTGCTTGGAAAGATCGTCATAGACAATGAGGACATCTTTTCCCTGGTACATAAAATATTCTGCCAGAGCAGTCGCCGAATACGGGACGATATATTGGAGAGGCGCGCATTCGCTTGCCGTAGAGCAGAATACCGTAGTATAGTCCAAGGCATCGCTGCTTCTTAGCGTATTCACCAGCTGGGCTACGGTGGATGCCTTCTGCCCGATCGCCACATAGATGCAGATAACATCCTTCCCCTTCTGGTTCAGGATCGCGTCCATGGCAATGGAAGTCTTCCCTGTCTGGCGATCGCCGATAATCAGCTCTCTTTGCCCACGTCCGATCGGAAACATAGAATCAATGGACAGGATTCCCGTCTCCAAAGGCACGCTGACGGATTTGCGCTCTACGATTCCTGGCGCTTCCTGCTCAATGGGGCGGTAGCCGTCTGCCTTGATCTCTCCCCTTCCATCAATGGGCGCGCCAAGAGGATCCACAATCCTGCCTATATAGGCCTCGCCTACCGGGATCCCCGCCCTCTTGCCTGTCCGGGCCACTTTGGTGCCCTGCTTAATGCCTGAGTCATCGCCGAACAAGATACAGCTGATCTCATTTAACTTGATGTCCTGCACCATGCCCTTAAGCCCATTCTCCAAAGTTACGATCTCCCCATACATCGCGTGGTCGATTCCATAGATCGTGGCAATGCCGTCACCTACGGAGACGACGGTTCCCACTTCCTGATCCCTGCTCATTACTTCATAGTTCTCTATTTCCTCTTTCAGTATAGAGATAATCTCATCTGAACTAATTGCACTCACTTAACTTCACCTCCGGATTAATTGTTGTTCCATCCTCGCAAGCTGCCCTTGCATGCTGTAATCATACTCTTTTCCTTCCACCGACAGTACGAAGCCGCCAATCAGGCTTGCGTCCTCTTCCATTTCCCACTGTACCCGGGTCCCGTGAAATTCTTTGCATATATACGCTTCCATCCTCTCCTGCTGCTCTTTGGATGGTATTGTGACGAACCTAAGCCTGGCGGTCACGGTTCCTTCTTCCCTTAGCCTTTGCTCCTCATATGCCTGGAAGATTTCTTCCATAATGCCTGCCTGCCCGTGATCCACGGCTACCTTGAGGAAGCTGCGGATTTCCTTTGGAAATATCCTGTCGATCGCCGCATGCTTCTGGCTGTCGTCCACCACAGGACTGGCCAATACTTCCGCAAGTTCGGGCACTGCCTCGAACGCCTCGAACGCCTCTTCCACCGTCTCTCTGGCAATTCCCAGTTCTGACAGCACCCTGGCGTACCGGATAGCGGATAGCGTTAGGCGTTCTTTCTTAACTTTCTTCACTGCCGTCACCTTGATCACCTGCTTCTTTCAGAAATTGGTCATAGATAGCCCGGCCGTCATCTGCCTGGCACTGCTGCGTTACAAGCCTCTTTGCAGCTTCCATGGCCAGCCCGGCGACTTGCGACTTCATATCCCTTAGTGTCTGCTCTCTTTCAAGATCAATGGTTTCCCTGGCTGTCACAAGCAATTTCCCCGCCTGCGCATCTGCCTCTTTTAAGATGCGGTCATACTCTGTCCTCGCATCCAGCTTCGCCTGTTCTATCATCCGGAGGGATTCGTCCTTCGCCCCGCTTAAGGCATCCTCATACTGCTTCTTAAGCTCCCGGGCCGCTTCCTGCTGCTCATCAGCATTCTTAAGCCCCTCGGCGATCATCGCCTTGCGCTTTTCCATAATGTTCATAACCGGGCGAAACAGAAACTTGCGGAGGATCAGAAACAGCACTACCAGGTTTATCATTTCCAGAACAAGATTAAAATCTAATCTCAGCACTGTCTTATACCTGCCTTTCTCTTCTTAACTGCTGCCGTTTAAAAACTGCCCCTATTTTAAGAAGAAGATTATCAGCAGCGCGATGATGAATCCATAGATGGCGGTTGCCTCGGCCAGCGCGCATCCAAGAATCAATGTCTTGCTGATCTTGCTCTCCGCTTCCGGCTGTCTTGCGATGGCATCCGCTGCCTTGCCTGTAGCGATTCCGATTCCAATACCTGCTCCAATACCTGTAAACACTGCTACGCCTGCTCCAATTGCAATAATTGTACCTATCATAACTTATCAATCTCCTTTTCTTATTCCATTTCTTCATTCATAAATAATGCTGTTAAAAACACGAATACGTATGCCTGCAGCAATCCGTCAAATATGTCAAAATAAAAACTTAAGGGAATTGGCACAAGCAGAGGAACCACTTGCTTGACCAGTTCCATTACCACAAAGCCGCCCAGCATATTGCCAAATAGCCGCATGCAAAGCGAAAGCGGACGTATGAATACTTCCATCACCATGATGGGAGCCACAAAAGGCACCGGCTTGGCAAAATGCCCCGCCCAATGCTTCACGCCATTCCTGTGGATGCCGGAGTATTCGATCAGGACCATGCTCATAAGCGCGAGCGCCGCCGTTACATTAAGATCCTTCGTCGGCGGCTTAAACCCTAGTAAGCCGATTACATTGGATACCGCCAGATAAAGCGCCACCGTCATCAGATAAGGAATGTACCTTCTGTTTTCTCTTCCGATAATGCCTTCGAAGAAATCCTGCGCCCAGCTGATAACAGACTCCAGGGCCAGCTGCACCTTGCCCGGATTCTCGACCTTCAGGTTCCTGACAAAGACGATTGACAGAACTGCAAGCACTGCCATAATAATCCACGTCACGACGATAGACTCATCAACCGCAATTCCACCGAATACGGGAATCGTAAAGACGGTCTGGCAGTTTAACTCTTCCAGCAAGTTCTTTGTTAGTTCTTCCGTATTATCCCCTTCCTTCAAAAAGTTTTTATCACATTACTGCTAATTGCGAGATTTGTCAATGAATCCAGGCTGTAGGGCTGATATGGAAAAAAAGAGGAATTTTTTATTCAAAATTCCTCTTTTGCCATCCTTATTCTCAACAGACTTTATTCATTTTTTTTCGTTTTGCCTCTCCTTTGTCTTCTGGCAAAAATTTCAAGATTAATTATGCACAATCTTTTGCGATTTTTTTCTGTTATTTTTTTCATATTATATAACTGATTATTCCTAATTTTCTTTGTCTAACGTGAATTCCAACAAACGCAGCGTGGATTTCCTCGGCATCGTTTCGTCACTATTACTATAATACTTGATTTTACTCTTATAGCCATCAAAGGAATTCTTCTTGCTTCTTTTGCCGCTATGCTCATTGCAAGGCTTGTCGAAGCCTCATGTATCCGATTATCCAGAAGAGACTGGCTTCAGTACCATGAAGGATCTAAGCAGCATGGAATGTAACGGCCGTGACGCTCTCTTTCAGGAAAGTTTCGCATACCGCGTCGATTGCTTCCTGTTCCACTTCCTTCTGCACCGGCGCCCTTCTCTGATATTCAAACATACATCCGCACAGGAACATGATTGCCATAAGGCAGGCAGCACAGACGGCGTATAATATCTTCTTCCGTGTTCTGCTGTTTTTTCCCTTCCGGAAGTTTGAATTCTTGCAAGCATCCCGCAAGTCACTCAGAAATCTTGACTTATACCCGGGCATTCCCTTATAATAAGCGGACCTTATCCATTCCGGGACTGATTCGCCCCTCCCGGCGATATGCCTGCATACGCTTCTTAAAATCCGCCTCTTCCCCTCCTCTCCATACTGTTCGCTATTGTTGGATACGATCTCATATAAAACCGCCGGAGGATTGACCTCATCCCGAAGGTTCAGGGAATAGAAGACTTGAAGAAGTTCCTCAGCCATATCATATTTTTCCTCTCCATCTCCCGACAGTTCCAGACTCTTTGCCATCAGATACTCCATCCGTTCAACGATCTTCCGGGATTTCCCTGTAAGGATCCGTTCATTCTCCACAAATTCATCCATAAACTGCGCGATGCTCTGGGCCATCCACTTTTTAAATTCTGCCGTCATCTTTCGCTCCCTCCTTGCTTAAGCCTTCCTTTAGCGCCTGCTCGAATTCTCCCAGATCCACGTCTGATCCTTCTTTAAAAAGAATTGGCGTAAAGCCCCGCTTGCCAGCCACATACTGCCTTACGATGCTGCTCTTCATGAGAAGGCTTGCCTCTGCCCTGCTCAAGGACGCATTCGCGATTATCACCAGATATCTGCCATCCGCCTCTTTCCTGAATGCCGCCATGCTCAAAAGAAGCGCCTGTCTGAAAGAATAATCTCTTCCGGCTCCATTCACATAAAGGATATCCGTTCGCTTTACATCCTCCAATACAAATACTTTTCCATCACCACAGACGATGCTTTTTCTGATACGGCATTTTCCATCTGCTTCTTCCGCCATCTTCTTTTGAACCTCATAAAGCCTCTCCTCAAGTTCCCTACTGTCATAACTATCATTTTTCAGAACACAGATGATCACGTCGTAATCCTTCACCTTAGACTCCCCCTTTAGTTCGAGAACTGGCAGATGATGGAACGTGCCATCAGCGATGCGATTCGTTCTCGTTCTTCCTGATCTGCCAGCATTTCTGCCGGATATGCCACTTGGGCTTCCGATGGACTCCCGGTTACAGGATCTTTCTCTACGATCTTGAACCTCGGATAATATCCCGGATAAGCAAAACTATATACATACCGGAATCCCGGGCAATCTTCTGTCCTAAGTTCTGAGCCATTTCCACCTGTAAAGTCCGGCCCGCCCTGCTCATCCATGGAATCGGTAAGAATCAGCATCCCCACGTTTGCCTCTTTGGGAATCTCATCCTTTACCATGCACAGCACGTCATACAGGCATTCATTCAGCGGCTCGCAGCCGTTCAGGCTTCCACCCTCAAAGCTAATGCCGCGAAGCGCTGCCTTTACTTCCTCAAAGTCCTTGGTAAAGCAGCCTCCATTATCAAATGTGCTGAATCTTGTCCCGTTCTCCTGCATGATAGCAAGCGCGATGCAATATTCCCACCCTCTTCTGTATGTGCCATCGTAGATCTCCTTAATCAGTTTCAGAATCAGCTTGTACATCCCCAGGAATATGGACGCTGCCGAAAGCGTGCCGTCAAGCGCGATGATCAGATAGTTTTCCGGTCTTCCTCCGACCGCTCTCTGCCTCGTCTCGAATCTGCGAGGCTGGCTTTTCTTGGGGCCGTATATCTTAGGCATCTTGGTCTCTTCTTCTCTTAGCACCGCATCATTTACTTCCTCTGGCATCCATCTGCGCATCTTTTGCTCAGGCCGGATGGACTGCGTATTATTTCGAAGCCTCATAATCTCCCTCCTTTTAAAACTAGTCTAACTGCATCAGCGCGATAAATTTTTTCTCCTTTTTTATGAACAGCCTGATCAGTTCTTTTTCCTTTAAGCAGCCTGCCGCCTCCTGCGCAATATCAGGATAGGTGATAAAGTCAATCTTTCCCCCCGACATATACAGGGACAATATCACCTGCCGTCCCCATCTGATATCAATCAGCTGGCCTTCGCAGAGGTTCTGAATGGCATAGCCCCCATACGGGCTTTCATATGCCACGGATGCCAGACTTAGTTCCCGGAGTTTGAGCAGGCTAAGGGGGTCCCCAGCCTCCTTGTTTCCCGTTTGGAAGTAGCGCTTTATGAACGCGTCATAATCCTGAATGATCTGTCCCATACTTTCGTACCGCTCTCCTCTTCTTGCGATCAGTCTTCTGATAATCGCAAGCAGGGGCTTATACTTTTCCGTACGGTATTGCTGGGGGATCCTTCTGATATCCAGGTCATGCGCCAGCGTTTCCTTATGCAGGTAGTCGATCTTCTCGTCATGGCTGTAATAGTCTTGGCCAATCAGCCAGTACAGCATGACCTGCCCCAGCGAATAGATATCCAGCTGGATATCCGTCTCCCTGGAATAGGCAGCCGCCGGATCCATATATCCGGCCGTCCCTGATATATACTCCGGCCTCTGTCCTGTTCCATTATCCGCGCAGTGGCTCCAGTCGAAATCGCACAGCACAAGAGACTCATCTTCCCGCCTTACTAACAGGTTCATC
This genomic interval carries:
- the atpA gene encoding F0F1 ATP synthase subunit alpha, whose translation is MSAISSDEIISILKEEIENYEVMSRDQEVGTVVSVGDGIATIYGIDHAMYGEIVTLENGLKGMVQDIKLNEISCILFGDDSGIKQGTKVARTGKRAGIPVGEAYIGRIVDPLGAPIDGRGEIKADGYRPIEQEAPGIVERKSVSVPLETGILSIDSMFPIGRGQRELIIGDRQTGKTSIAMDAILNQKGKDVICIYVAIGQKASTVAQLVNTLRSSDALDYTTVFCSTASECAPLQYIVPYSATALAEYFMYQGKDVLIVYDDLSKHAVAYRAISLLLGRSPGREAYPGDVFYLHSRLLERSSRLSDEAGGGSITALPIIETQAGDVSAYIPTNVISITDGQIFLESDLFNAGMRPAVNVGLSVSRVGGAAQTKAMKKASGSVRIDLAQAREMESFTQFSSDLDDATKTQLKYGSCLTELLKQPLGHPLSMHEQVITLCVATHKIMLDIPTDKVKEFQTDMLAFFDREHPEIVQEIEVRRVLDDDLTEKILNAAKEFKEKR
- the atpH gene encoding ATP synthase F1 subunit delta; amino-acid sequence: MTAVKKVKKERLTLSAIRYARVLSELGIARETVEEAFEAFEAVPELAEVLASPVVDDSQKHAAIDRIFPKEIRSFLKVAVDHGQAGIMEEIFQAYEEQRLREEGTVTARLRFVTIPSKEQQERMEAYICKEFHGTRVQWEMEEDASLIGGFVLSVEGKEYDYSMQGQLARMEQQLIRR
- the atpF gene encoding F0F1 ATP synthase subunit B; this encodes MLRLDFNLVLEMINLVVLFLILRKFLFRPVMNIMEKRKAMIAEGLKNADEQQEAARELKKQYEDALSGAKDESLRMIEQAKLDARTEYDRILKEADAQAGKLLVTARETIDLEREQTLRDMKSQVAGLAMEAAKRLVTQQCQADDGRAIYDQFLKEAGDQGDGSEES
- the atpE gene encoding ATP synthase F0 subunit C, with amino-acid sequence MGTIIAIGAGVAVFTGIGAGIGIGIATGKAADAIARQPEAESKISKTLILGCALAEATAIYGFIIALLIIFFLK
- a CDS encoding F0F1 ATP synthase subunit A, which produces MEELNCQTVFTIPVFGGIAVDESIVVTWIIMAVLAVLSIVFVRNLKVENPGKVQLALESVISWAQDFFEGIIGRENRRYIPYLMTVALYLAVSNVIGLLGFKPPTKDLNVTAALALMSMVLIEYSGIHRNGVKHWAGHFAKPVPFVAPIMVMEVFIRPLSLCMRLFGNMLGGFVVMELVKQVVPLLVPIPLSFYFDIFDGLLQAYVFVFLTALFMNEEME
- a CDS encoding serine/threonine protein kinase, with protein sequence MKEMPSIICGDQVYQFLEYPVEKRGKRTWSGKARNASDGRLYFIKYARQGDENALFLLRREAKFRISHRSIMKVYGGYQGTLRMGMRGEEISFVLSEWIDGYSLPEYLERPQIKRLRKEAPEEFNEKMLGQIRQLMSAMEAYMGTGGREPFVHRDLKPMNLLVRREDESLVLCDFDWSHCADNGTGQRPEYISGTAGYMDPAAAYSRETDIQLDIYSLGQVMLYWLIGQDYYSHDEKIDYLHKETLAHDLDIRRIPQQYRTEKYKPLLAIIRRLIARRGERYESMGQIIQDYDAFIKRYFQTGNKEAGDPLSLLKLRELSLASVAYESPYGGYAIQNLCEGQLIDIRWGRQVILSLYMSGGKIDFITYPDIAQEAAGCLKEKELIRLFIKKEKKFIALMQLD